A single genomic interval of Celeribacter indicus harbors:
- the cysE gene encoding serine O-acetyltransferase, giving the protein MAKTRTQLTKVDPVWTRIVAEARDVVASEPLLGGMVHACILHHETLEDALAYRVAQKLASPEMSEQLVREIADAAYASDPTIAEAARADISAVYERDPACHRYIQPLLYFKGFQAVQAHRVSHWLWNEGRRDLAYFFQMRMSEQFSIDIHPACRIGKGLFLDHAHALVFGETAVIGDNVSILHDVTLGGTGKEDEDRHPKIGDGVLIGAGAKVLGNIRIGHCSRVAAGSVVLQDVPPATTVAGVPAKVVGEAGCSQPSVSMNQLIGARS; this is encoded by the coding sequence ATGGCCAAGACCCGCACCCAACTGACCAAGGTCGACCCCGTCTGGACCCGGATCGTCGCGGAGGCGCGCGACGTGGTCGCGAGCGAACCGCTTCTGGGGGGGATGGTCCATGCCTGTATCCTGCACCATGAGACGCTCGAGGATGCGCTGGCCTACCGGGTCGCGCAGAAACTCGCCTCGCCCGAAATGTCCGAACAGCTCGTGCGCGAGATCGCGGATGCGGCCTATGCCTCCGATCCGACGATCGCGGAGGCGGCGCGGGCCGATATCTCCGCCGTCTACGAACGCGATCCGGCCTGCCACCGCTATATCCAGCCGCTGCTGTATTTCAAGGGCTTCCAGGCGGTGCAGGCGCATCGCGTGTCGCACTGGCTCTGGAACGAGGGGCGCCGCGATCTTGCCTATTTCTTCCAGATGCGCATGTCCGAGCAGTTCTCCATCGACATCCACCCGGCCTGCCGCATCGGCAAGGGGCTGTTCCTCGACCATGCCCATGCGCTCGTCTTCGGGGAGACGGCGGTGATCGGGGACAATGTCTCCATCCTGCATGACGTCACCCTCGGCGGCACCGGCAAGGAGGACGAGGACCGTCACCCGAAGATCGGCGACGGCGTGCTGATCGGCGCCGGGGCGAAGGTGCTCGGCAACATCAGGATCGGCCATTGCTCCCGCGTTGCCGCCGGGTCGGTGGTGTTGCAGGACGTGCCGCCCGCCACCACCGTCGCGGGCGTTCCCGCGAAGGTCGTGGGCGAGGCGGGCTGTTCGCAGCCCTCGGTGTCGATGAACCAGCTTATCGGCGCGCGCAGCTGA
- a CDS encoding glycosyltransferase family A protein, which translates to MNVKSLLASGYRVLLSKPHVPPEDPLILVMIPLLPKARAEDWGRVCAILEDTLNSLRAQSYRRFEILLCSQDRPENFPDAPGYHFVTAPPHTAAANVSDQRVKVRLLAEYAAAHFDEFTYVMHLDADDLLHPDLFGFVAGDNNGRGYLVEQGYMVDASSGRIAPLGRAIGGALDFWEHCGSCAFFAVDWGRQRLPVFYMRLIGKGHKSYAERCARLGYPLAPVPFPAMLYVVNHGDNMQIRKGNDKSRYLDACEITDEAEKQAVRAEFGLRG; encoded by the coding sequence ATGAATGTGAAATCCCTGCTCGCGTCGGGCTATCGCGTCCTGCTGTCCAAGCCGCATGTGCCGCCGGAAGATCCGCTGATCCTCGTGATGATCCCGCTTCTGCCGAAGGCGCGGGCGGAGGACTGGGGGCGGGTCTGCGCGATCCTCGAGGACACGCTGAATTCCCTGCGCGCGCAGAGCTACCGGCGGTTCGAGATCCTGCTGTGCAGCCAGGACCGGCCGGAGAATTTCCCCGATGCGCCGGGGTATCATTTCGTGACCGCGCCGCCGCACACCGCCGCGGCGAATGTCTCCGACCAGCGGGTGAAGGTGCGCCTGCTGGCCGAATATGCCGCCGCGCATTTCGACGAATTCACCTATGTGATGCATCTGGACGCCGATGACCTGCTGCATCCCGACCTCTTCGGTTTCGTGGCGGGGGACAACAACGGGCGCGGCTATCTGGTCGAACAGGGCTATATGGTCGATGCCTCGAGCGGGCGCATCGCGCCGCTCGGCCGGGCGATCGGCGGGGCGCTCGATTTCTGGGAGCATTGCGGCTCCTGCGCCTTCTTCGCGGTGGACTGGGGGCGGCAGCGCCTTCCGGTGTTCTACATGCGGCTGATCGGGAAGGGGCACAAGAGCTATGCGGAGCGCTGCGCGCGCCTTGGCTATCCGCTCGCACCGGTGCCGTTTCCGGCGATGCTCTACGTGGTCAACCACGGCGACAACATGCAGATCCGCAAGGGCAACGACAAGTCCCGCTATCTCGATGCCTGCGAGATCACCGACGAGGCGGAGAAGCAGGCCGTTCGCGCGGAGTTCGGCCTGCGCGGCTGA
- a CDS encoding DUF4174 domain-containing protein yields the protein MPFHTTPLARAASGLGSGTVAQGSELSGDVFRMLDPQEGDLSEYRDANRLVLLFGESHDEVTYKSARMQLEEAEEALKARDVLVLMDSNPSARGKVREELGIDGFGMVLVGRDGSVKIDSGTIISNSDLFAAIDATPARQQETKEG from the coding sequence ATGCCATTCCATACCACCCCGCTCGCCCGCGCCGCGTCCGGCCTCGGGTCGGGCACCGTCGCCCAGGGCAGCGAGCTTTCCGGCGATGTCTTTCGCATGCTCGACCCGCAGGAGGGCGACCTGAGCGAATATCGCGACGCGAACCGGCTCGTGCTGCTCTTCGGGGAAAGCCATGACGAGGTGACCTATAAATCGGCGCGGATGCAGCTCGAGGAGGCGGAGGAGGCGCTGAAGGCGCGCGATGTCCTCGTGCTGATGGACAGCAATCCCTCCGCCCGCGGCAAGGTGCGCGAGGAGCTCGGCATCGACGGGTTCGGCATGGTGCTCGTGGGCAGGGACGGGTCGGTGAAGATCGACAGCGGCACGATCATCTCCAATTCCGACCTGTTCGCGGCCATCGACGCCACGCCGGCGCGCCAGCAGGAGACGAAGGAGGGCTGA
- a CDS encoding pyruvate dehydrogenase complex dihydrolipoamide acetyltransferase — MAIEILMPALSPTMEEGTLAKWLVKEGDTVSSGDVIAEIETDKATMEFEAVDEGVIGRIVVAEGTEGVKVNAPIAVLLEEGEDASAADAVGATSEPDPAPTAEAPKEAQARPEALSDEAGTGTQPDTGDATKAPPAPVKDGERIFASPLARRIAAQKGLDLTAIEGSGPKGRIVKADVEAAEAAPKADAKPEAAKPAAPAAEVKTAPAGMGPETVLKMYADREFEEVKLDGMRKTIAARLTEAKQTIPHFYLRRDIRLDALLKFRAELNHQLTGKGVKLSVNDFIIKACANALQEVPEANAVWAGDRVLKLKPSDVAVAVAIEGGLFTPVIRDAEMKSLSALSKEMKDLAHRARDRKLAPHEYQGGSFAVSNLGMFGIDNFDAVINPPHGAILAVGAGVKKPVIGEDGEIAVATVMSVTLSVDHRVIDGALGAELLKAITENLENPVAMLA; from the coding sequence ATGGCGATTGAAATTCTCATGCCCGCCCTGTCTCCGACGATGGAGGAAGGCACCCTGGCCAAATGGCTGGTGAAGGAGGGCGACACGGTCAGCTCCGGCGATGTCATCGCGGAGATCGAGACCGACAAGGCGACGATGGAATTCGAGGCCGTGGACGAGGGCGTGATCGGCCGGATCGTCGTCGCGGAAGGCACCGAGGGCGTGAAGGTCAACGCCCCCATCGCGGTGCTGCTCGAGGAGGGCGAGGACGCCTCCGCCGCCGATGCGGTGGGCGCCACTTCCGAACCCGACCCCGCCCCGACGGCCGAAGCCCCGAAAGAGGCCCAGGCGCGTCCCGAGGCGCTGAGCGACGAGGCCGGCACCGGCACGCAACCCGACACCGGCGACGCGACAAAGGCGCCCCCCGCCCCGGTGAAGGATGGCGAGCGCATCTTCGCCTCGCCGCTCGCCCGCCGGATCGCCGCTCAGAAGGGCCTCGACCTCACCGCGATCGAGGGCTCCGGCCCGAAGGGCCGCATCGTCAAGGCCGACGTCGAAGCCGCCGAAGCCGCCCCGAAGGCGGACGCGAAACCGGAGGCCGCGAAACCCGCCGCCCCCGCCGCGGAGGTGAAGACCGCGCCCGCCGGCATGGGCCCGGAGACCGTGCTCAAGATGTATGCGGACCGCGAGTTCGAGGAGGTGAAGCTCGACGGGATGCGCAAGACCATCGCCGCGCGCCTCACCGAAGCGAAACAGACGATCCCGCATTTCTACCTGCGCCGCGACATCCGGCTCGACGCGCTGCTGAAATTCCGCGCCGAGCTGAACCACCAGCTCACCGGCAAGGGCGTGAAGCTCTCGGTCAACGACTTCATCATCAAGGCCTGCGCCAATGCCTTGCAGGAGGTGCCGGAGGCGAACGCGGTCTGGGCCGGCGACCGCGTGCTGAAGCTGAAGCCCTCCGACGTCGCCGTCGCGGTGGCCATCGAGGGCGGGCTCTTCACCCCGGTGATCAGGGACGCCGAGATGAAATCGCTCTCGGCCCTGTCGAAGGAGATGAAGGATCTCGCCCACCGCGCCCGCGACCGCAAGCTCGCTCCGCATGAATACCAGGGCGGCAGCTTCGCGGTCTCCAACCTCGGCATGTTCGGCATCGACAATTTCGACGCCGTCATCAACCCGCCCCACGGCGCGATCCTCGCGGTCGGCGCGGGGGTGAAAAAGCCGGTGATCGGAGAGGATGGCGAGATCGCCGTCGCGACCGTGATGAGCGTGACCCTCTCGGTCGACCACCGCGTGATCGACGGCGCGCTCGGTGCCGAACTTCTGAAGGCGATCACGGAGAATCTCGAGAACCCGGTGGCGATGCTGGCCTGA
- a CDS encoding pyruvate dehydrogenase complex E1 component subunit beta encodes MATEILMPALSPTMEEGTLAKWLVKEGDTVSSGDILAEIETDKATMEFEAVDEGIVGKILVAEGSEGVKVNTPIAVLVEEGESAEDIKASSAPDEAKAKEPEAETPDHSDTPAPAKPAEPVTSRAVEPDYPEGTETKSQTVREAIRDAMAEEMRRDETVYLMGEEVAEYQGAYKVSQGLLDEFGAKRVIDTPITEHGFAGIAVGAAFGGLKPIVEFMTFNFAMQAMDQIVNSAAKTLYMSGGQMGAPMVFRGPNGAAARVGAQHSQDYAAWYAQIPGLKVAMPYSAADAKGLMKSAIRDPNPVIFLENEILYGKSFEVPVLDDFTIPFGKARIWREGTDVTLVSFGIGMTYALEAADRLAEEGISAEVIDLRTLRPIDYDTVLASVMKTNRCVTVEEGWPVGSIGNHLSATIMTRAFDYLDAPVINCTGKDVPMPYAANLERRALITTDEVIAAVKDVTYR; translated from the coding sequence ATGGCAACTGAAATCCTGATGCCCGCCCTTTCCCCGACGATGGAGGAAGGCACGCTTGCGAAATGGCTCGTGAAGGAGGGCGACACCGTCTCCTCCGGCGACATCCTCGCAGAGATCGAGACCGACAAGGCGACGATGGAATTCGAGGCGGTCGACGAGGGCATCGTCGGCAAGATCCTCGTGGCCGAGGGCAGCGAGGGCGTGAAGGTGAACACCCCGATCGCCGTGCTGGTCGAGGAAGGCGAAAGCGCCGAGGACATCAAGGCGTCCTCCGCCCCCGATGAGGCGAAGGCGAAAGAGCCCGAGGCGGAAACGCCCGATCATTCCGACACCCCCGCCCCCGCGAAACCCGCCGAGCCGGTGACGTCGAGGGCGGTCGAGCCCGACTATCCCGAGGGCACGGAGACCAAGAGCCAGACGGTGCGCGAAGCGATCCGCGACGCCATGGCCGAGGAGATGCGCCGCGACGAGACCGTCTATCTGATGGGCGAGGAAGTCGCGGAATACCAGGGCGCCTACAAGGTTTCCCAGGGCCTTCTGGACGAATTCGGCGCCAAGCGCGTGATCGACACGCCGATCACCGAACACGGCTTTGCCGGCATCGCGGTCGGCGCGGCCTTCGGCGGGCTGAAGCCGATCGTCGAATTCATGACCTTCAACTTCGCGATGCAGGCCATGGACCAGATCGTCAACTCCGCGGCCAAGACGCTCTACATGTCCGGCGGCCAGATGGGCGCGCCCATGGTGTTCCGCGGCCCGAACGGCGCCGCCGCCCGCGTCGGCGCGCAGCACTCGCAGGATTACGCCGCCTGGTATGCGCAGATCCCCGGCCTCAAGGTCGCCATGCCCTATTCGGCGGCGGATGCGAAGGGGCTCATGAAATCCGCGATCCGCGACCCGAACCCGGTGATCTTCCTCGAGAACGAGATCCTCTACGGCAAGAGCTTCGAGGTGCCGGTGCTCGACGATTTCACCATCCCCTTCGGCAAGGCGCGGATCTGGCGCGAGGGCACGGATGTGACCCTCGTCTCCTTCGGCATCGGCATGACCTATGCGCTCGAAGCCGCCGACAGGCTCGCCGAAGAGGGCATCTCCGCCGAGGTGATCGACCTGCGCACGCTGCGGCCCATCGACTATGACACGGTCCTCGCCTCTGTCATGAAGACCAACCGCTGCGTCACCGTGGAGGAAGGCTGGCCGGTCGGCTCCATCGGCAACCACCTCTCCGCCACGATCATGACCCGCGCCTTCGACTATCTCGACGCGCCCGTGATCAACTGCACCGGCAAGGACGTGCCCATGCCCTATGCCGCCAATCTCGAACGCCGCGCGCTGATCACCACGGACGAGGTGATCGCCGCGGTGAAAGACGTGACCTACCGCTGA
- the pdhA gene encoding pyruvate dehydrogenase (acetyl-transferring) E1 component subunit alpha — protein sequence MATRKTASRAASAPNVSKDDLLAYYRDMLLIRRFEEKAGQLYGMGLIGGFCHLYIGQEAVVVGLEAAAKEDDKRVTSYRDHGHMLACGMDPNGVMAELTGREGGYSKGKGGSMHMFSKEKHFYGGHGIVGAQVPIGAGLAFSDKFKGNDNVTFVYFGDGAANQGQVYETYNMAELWDLPVVFVIENNQYAMGTSVSRSTKSKTLWERGAAYGIEGEEVDGMDVLAVKEAGERATAHCRAGKGPYILEVKTYRYRGHSMSDPAKYRTREEVQKMREERDPIEGVRAILLTGNHASEEDLKAIDKEIKDIVNASAEFAKESPEPALDELWTDIYADEIPQENA from the coding sequence ATGGCAACCCGGAAAACCGCATCCAGGGCCGCGAGCGCGCCCAATGTGTCGAAGGACGACCTGCTCGCCTATTACAGGGACATGCTCCTCATCCGCCGGTTCGAGGAAAAGGCCGGCCAGCTCTACGGCATGGGCCTGATCGGCGGCTTCTGCCACCTCTATATCGGACAGGAGGCGGTGGTCGTCGGGCTCGAGGCCGCGGCGAAGGAGGACGACAAGCGCGTGACCTCCTATCGCGACCACGGCCACATGCTCGCCTGCGGCATGGACCCGAACGGCGTCATGGCCGAGCTCACCGGCCGCGAGGGCGGCTATTCCAAGGGCAAGGGCGGCTCCATGCACATGTTCTCCAAGGAAAAGCATTTCTACGGCGGCCACGGCATCGTCGGCGCGCAGGTGCCGATCGGCGCCGGTCTCGCCTTCTCCGACAAGTTCAAGGGCAACGACAACGTGACCTTCGTCTATTTCGGCGACGGCGCGGCCAACCAGGGCCAGGTCTACGAAACCTACAACATGGCCGAACTCTGGGATCTTCCGGTCGTCTTCGTGATCGAGAACAACCAGTACGCCATGGGCACCTCGGTGAGCCGCTCCACCAAGTCCAAGACGCTGTGGGAACGCGGCGCCGCCTATGGCATCGAGGGCGAGGAGGTCGACGGCATGGACGTGCTCGCGGTCAAGGAGGCGGGCGAGCGCGCCACGGCCCACTGCCGCGCCGGCAAGGGCCCCTATATCCTCGAGGTGAAGACCTACCGCTACCGCGGCCATTCCATGTCGGACCCGGCGAAATACCGCACCCGCGAAGAGGTCCAGAAGATGCGCGAGGAACGCGACCCGATCGAGGGCGTGCGCGCGATCCTGCTCACCGGCAACCACGCGAGCGAGGAGGATCTCAAGGCCATCGACAAGGAGATCAAGGACATCGTGAACGCCTCCGCGGAATTCGCGAAGGAAAGCCCGGAGCCGGCGCTCGACGAGCTTTGGACCGACATCTATGCGGACGAGATTCCGCAGGAAAACGCCTGA
- a CDS encoding lytic transglycosylase, translating into MRRQTRTSLPLPSRSRAGLLSCVSRARAGLAGLCLLALASCGDGQPPRDAENACSIFRERPHYRRALEASEKKWGVPVHVQMALIYQESTFRPRARPPKTYFLGFIPTGRVSSARGYAQAIDGTWDDYRNGPGRAGASRSNFRDAADFVGWYVSDNNRALGISNSDARNSYLAYHEGRTGYRRGSHNGKGWLLSTAGRVSDRAARYQSQLLYCGR; encoded by the coding sequence ATGAGACGACAGACCAGGACCTCCCTCCCTCTCCCCTCGCGCAGCCGCGCGGGGCTCCTGTCCTGCGTTTCGCGCGCCCGTGCGGGGCTCGCCGGGCTCTGCCTGCTGGCGCTCGCCTCCTGCGGCGACGGCCAGCCGCCGCGCGACGCGGAGAACGCCTGCTCGATCTTCCGCGAACGGCCGCACTACCGCCGCGCGCTCGAGGCGTCCGAAAAGAAATGGGGCGTGCCCGTGCATGTGCAGATGGCGCTGATCTACCAGGAAAGCACCTTCCGCCCCCGCGCCCGCCCGCCGAAGACCTATTTCCTCGGCTTCATCCCGACCGGCCGCGTGAGCTCCGCGCGCGGCTATGCCCAGGCGATCGACGGCACCTGGGACGATTACCGCAACGGCCCCGGCCGCGCCGGCGCGAGCCGCAGCAACTTCCGCGACGCCGCGGATTTCGTCGGCTGGTACGTGAGCGACAACAACCGCGCGCTGGGGATCTCCAACAGCGACGCGCGCAACTCCTACCTCGCCTATCACGAGGGCCGCACCGGCTACCGCCGCGGCAGCCACAACGGCAAGGGCTGGCTGCTGAGCACCGCCGGGCGCGTCTCCGACCGCGCGGCGCGCTACCAGAGCCAGCTCCTCTACTGCGGCCGCTGA
- a CDS encoding FtsB family cell division protein: protein MAHPRKRPSLGVLVYTGVIVTLGGYFTFASVQGEYGLFRRLQIEAELTELQAVSGKLGDELAVMRNKTRRMSDSYLDLDLLDEQARDVLGYLRVDEVVIR, encoded by the coding sequence ATGGCTCATCCGCGCAAACGTCCGTCGCTCGGCGTGCTGGTCTATACCGGCGTGATCGTGACGCTCGGCGGCTATTTCACCTTCGCCTCGGTGCAGGGGGAATACGGGCTGTTCCGACGCCTCCAGATCGAGGCGGAACTCACCGAGCTGCAAGCGGTGAGCGGCAAGCTCGGCGATGAGCTCGCGGTGATGCGCAACAAGACGCGGCGCATGTCGGACAGCTATCTCGATCTCGATCTATTGGACGAACAGGCGCGCGACGTGCTGGGCTACCTGCGGGTGGACGAGGTGGTGATCCGCTGA
- a CDS encoding fructose bisphosphate aldolase, with amino-acid sequence MPNAKMTAKIGAGQGFIAALDQSGGSTPKALRLYGIEESEYDGEAAMFDLIHEMRTRIVTSPAFTGDKVIGAILFEQTMDREVEGKPTSQYLWEEKGVVPFLKIDKGLEAEKDGVQLMKPIPGLADLLARAAKLDVFGTKERSVISAANATGIAAIVEQQFEVGREVIRAGMMPILEPEVTISIPDKAEAEALLRTEILKHLNEMEGADMVMLKLSLPSEPNFYEPLIEHPRVLKVVALSGGYTRDEANELLAKNKGMIASFSRALSEGLSARQSDADFDATLKTAVDGIHAASVAG; translated from the coding sequence ATGCCGAACGCAAAAATGACCGCCAAGATCGGCGCGGGACAGGGTTTCATCGCCGCGCTGGACCAATCGGGCGGTTCGACGCCGAAAGCGCTGCGTCTCTACGGGATCGAGGAGAGCGAATATGACGGCGAGGCCGCGATGTTCGACCTGATCCACGAGATGCGCACGCGGATCGTCACCTCGCCCGCCTTCACCGGCGACAAGGTGATCGGCGCGATCCTGTTCGAACAGACCATGGACCGCGAGGTCGAGGGCAAGCCCACCTCGCAATATCTCTGGGAAGAAAAGGGCGTCGTCCCCTTCCTCAAGATCGACAAGGGGCTCGAGGCGGAGAAGGACGGCGTGCAACTGATGAAGCCGATCCCCGGCCTCGCCGATCTCCTGGCGCGCGCCGCGAAGCTCGACGTCTTCGGGACGAAGGAGCGCTCGGTGATCTCGGCGGCCAACGCCACCGGCATCGCCGCCATCGTCGAGCAGCAGTTCGAGGTCGGGCGGGAGGTGATCCGGGCGGGCATGATGCCGATCCTCGAGCCGGAGGTGACCATTTCCATCCCCGACAAGGCCGAGGCCGAAGCGCTCCTGCGCACGGAGATCCTCAAGCATCTCAACGAGATGGAGGGCGCCGACATGGTCATGCTGAAACTCTCCCTGCCCTCCGAGCCGAATTTCTACGAGCCCCTGATCGAACACCCCCGCGTGCTGAAGGTCGTAGCGCTTTCGGGCGGCTACACGCGCGACGAGGCCAACGAGCTCCTCGCGAAGAACAAGGGCATGATCGCCTCCTTCTCCCGCGCCCTGTCCGAAGGCCTCAGCGCCCGCCAGTCCGACGCGGATTTCGACGCGACGCTGAAAACCGCGGTGGACGGCATCCACGCCGCCTCCGTCGCGGGCTGA
- a CDS encoding phosphoglycerate kinase — MAWKTLDDMELTGKIVLTRVDINVPVEDGKVTDATRIERIRPTIDDILAKGGKPVLLAHFGRPKGKVVPEMSLGQIRETVAEILGVPVRFATDCIGGPAKEAVAALGEGEVLLLENTRFHEGEEKNDKQFAASLAALGDIYVNDAFSAAHRAHGSTEGVAKLLPSCAGRLMEAELSALERALGSPARPVMAVVGGAKVSTKLDLLGNLVRKVNYLVIGGGMANTFLAAEGVDVGKSLCEHDLAETAREITKKAGEAGCEIILPVDVVVAREFRAGAENETVPTTECPHDAMILDAGPKSVEKIASLLADSRTLIWNGPLGAFEIEPFDAATNAAARKAAELSKAGRLVSVAGGGDTVAALNRAGAAQDFTYISTAGGAFLEWMEGKTLPGVAALE; from the coding sequence ATGGCCTGGAAAACCCTCGACGACATGGAGCTTACCGGAAAGATCGTGCTGACGCGCGTGGACATCAACGTGCCTGTCGAGGACGGAAAGGTGACCGACGCCACGCGGATCGAACGGATCAGGCCAACGATCGACGACATTCTCGCCAAGGGCGGCAAACCCGTCCTGCTCGCCCATTTCGGCCGTCCGAAGGGCAAGGTCGTGCCGGAGATGAGCCTCGGCCAGATCCGGGAGACGGTGGCCGAAATCCTGGGCGTTCCCGTCCGCTTCGCCACCGACTGCATCGGCGGCCCGGCGAAGGAGGCGGTCGCCGCCCTCGGCGAGGGCGAGGTGCTGCTGCTCGAGAACACCCGCTTCCACGAGGGCGAGGAGAAGAACGACAAGCAGTTCGCCGCCTCCCTCGCCGCCCTGGGCGACATCTACGTGAACGATGCCTTCTCCGCGGCGCATCGCGCCCATGGCTCGACCGAGGGCGTGGCGAAACTCCTGCCCTCCTGCGCCGGCCGGCTGATGGAGGCGGAGCTCTCCGCGCTCGAGCGCGCGCTCGGCTCTCCCGCCCGCCCGGTCATGGCCGTGGTCGGCGGCGCGAAGGTCTCCACCAAGCTCGACCTGCTCGGCAATCTCGTGCGCAAGGTCAACTACCTGGTGATCGGCGGCGGCATGGCCAACACCTTCCTCGCCGCCGAGGGCGTGGACGTCGGCAAGTCGCTCTGCGAGCACGACCTCGCGGAGACCGCGCGCGAGATCACCAAGAAGGCGGGCGAGGCCGGCTGCGAGATCATTCTGCCCGTCGATGTCGTCGTCGCCCGCGAATTCAGGGCCGGCGCGGAGAACGAGACCGTGCCGACGACCGAATGCCCGCATGACGCGATGATCCTCGATGCCGGCCCGAAATCGGTGGAAAAGATCGCCTCGCTGCTCGCGGACTCCCGCACGCTGATCTGGAACGGCCCGCTCGGCGCCTTCGAGATCGAGCCCTTCGACGCGGCGACCAACGCCGCCGCACGGAAGGCCGCCGAGCTGTCGAAGGCCGGCAGGCTCGTCTCCGTCGCGGGCGGCGGCGACACCGTGGCCGCGCTCAACAGGGCCGGCGCGGCACAGGATTTCACCTATATCTCCACCGCCGGCGGCGCCTTCCTCGAATGGATGGAGGGCAAGACGCTGCCGGGCGTCGCGGCGCTCGAATGA
- a CDS encoding peptidylprolyl isomerase produces the protein MAEIKDPENTIIVDLEHGQVVIELLPEIAPKHAERMKELARAGAYDGVVFHRVIDGFMAQTGDVQFGNRTKDYEPRRAGTGGSDLPNVPAEFSGIPHDRGTIGAARAMDPNSANSQFFINFADNHFLNRQYTVYGRVISGMEAVDKIARGEPPMEPDHMVSVKVAADV, from the coding sequence ATGGCCGAGATCAAGGACCCCGAAAACACCATCATCGTCGATCTGGAGCATGGCCAGGTCGTGATCGAGCTTCTGCCCGAGATCGCGCCGAAACATGCCGAGCGGATGAAGGAGCTCGCGCGGGCGGGCGCCTATGACGGGGTGGTGTTCCACCGCGTGATCGACGGCTTCATGGCGCAGACGGGCGACGTGCAGTTCGGCAACAGGACGAAGGATTACGAACCGCGCCGCGCGGGCACGGGCGGGTCGGACCTGCCGAACGTGCCGGCCGAGTTCTCCGGCATCCCGCATGACCGCGGCACGATCGGCGCGGCCCGCGCGATGGACCCGAATTCGGCGAATTCGCAGTTCTTCATCAATTTCGCGGACAACCATTTCCTGAACCGGCAATACACGGTCTATGGCCGCGTGATCTCCGGCATGGAGGCGGTGGACAAGATCGCCCGCGGCGAGCCGCCGATGGAGCCCGATCACATGGTTTCGGTGAAGGTGGCCGCGGATGTTTAA
- a CDS encoding peptidylprolyl isomerase yields MFKRALLLAAFAAGPAFATGLDITVSGQANGTVHVDLFEDVAPEHVARITELASEGAYDGVVFHRVIDGFMAQTGDVQYGKMGAEGFSMQMAGRGGSDLPDLKAEFSDRDFAAGVVGMARSQSPDSANSQFFIMFAPASHLNGQYTVVGEVTSGMDVVNAIKRGEGANGAVIGEPDVMSSVTVTD; encoded by the coding sequence ATGTTTAAGCGCGCGCTGCTTCTCGCGGCGTTTGCCGCCGGCCCCGCCTTCGCCACCGGCCTCGACATCACCGTGTCGGGGCAGGCCAACGGCACCGTCCATGTCGACCTGTTCGAGGATGTCGCGCCCGAGCATGTCGCCCGGATCACCGAGCTCGCCTCGGAGGGCGCCTATGACGGGGTGGTGTTCCACCGCGTGATCGACGGGTTCATGGCCCAGACGGGCGATGTGCAATACGGGAAGATGGGGGCCGAGGGGTTCTCCATGCAGATGGCCGGGCGCGGCGGGTCCGACCTGCCGGATCTGAAGGCGGAATTCTCCGACCGCGACTTCGCCGCCGGTGTCGTCGGCATGGCGCGCAGCCAGTCGCCCGACAGCGCCAACAGCCAGTTCTTCATCATGTTCGCCCCGGCGTCGCATCTCAACGGCCAGTATACGGTCGTGGGGGAGGTGACTTCGGGCATGGATGTGGTGAACGCGATCAAGCGCGGCGAGGGGGCGAACGGCGCGGTGATCGGGGAGCCGGACGTGATGAGTTCGGTCACCGTCACCGACTGA